In the Phycisphaerales bacterium genome, ACTGGATCGGAACGGTTGCTGCAGACTCCGTATCGTAGGCACTTGCAAGCGTCGAGCGAAGAAGCTCATGAACGGCCTGGGCGTCCTCGGGAGTTGCTGTTTTTCCAGTACCGATCGCCCAAACAGGTTCATAGGCAATCACAAGCTGATCAAGTCTCCCCTTGTCGATACCAGCAAGGCCTAACACCAGCTGATCTCGGTTGATTGCCTCAGTTTGCCCATATTGCCGCTGTTCACCAGTTTCTCCAACACAAAGCACGCCTTGAAAACCTGCTTCAAGCACTGCTATCAGCTTTTCATGAATCAATACTTCAGGCTCATTAAGAATATGGCGCCGCTCAGAGTGGCCGACCAGTACATAGGTGACCCCTAGATCCTGCAGCATGGCCGTCGATATTTCACCCGTAAATGCACCATCAGCACCAGGATAGACATCTTGTGCTCCAAGCTGAATACCAGTGCCCTGGATCACCTGACTCACCTGATGTAAGTAGCAAAACGGCGGAAATACGACCACGTCCACCTGCTGGCAGTCGTCACCACAATGCTCAACAACCTCTGTAGCCAAAGCCACTGCCCCTTGGCTATCGGTGTTCATCTTCCAATTTCCACCGACAACGGTTCGTCGAGTGGGTTTGAGAGAAGTCATAAGAGGAGCACTCCAAGGGCTAGCTGAGCCAAAAGGGGGATCGAGCAGGATATCCGCCGTGCCCGGTGGCCGCAAAATTGAGCCACTGCATCCCAAAAAGGAAGGCCTAGAGCGAGGTTGCTGGGCCCAAACAGACCGAGATAGCTGCCTTTCATCCTCCACTGGG is a window encoding:
- the tpiA gene encoding triose-phosphate isomerase, producing MTSLKPTRRTVVGGNWKMNTDSQGAVALATEVVEHCGDDCQQVDVVVFPPFCYLHQVSQVIQGTGIQLGAQDVYPGADGAFTGEISTAMLQDLGVTYVLVGHSERRHILNEPEVLIHEKLIAVLEAGFQGVLCVGETGEQRQYGQTEAINRDQLVLGLAGIDKGRLDQLVIAYEPVWAIGTGKTATPEDAQAVHELLRSTLASAYDTESAATVPIQYGGSVNSDNATTLFSKPDIDGGLIGGASLNSDSFSKIVNAATLCCGNTSSEQSIQTP